A stretch of Chanodichthys erythropterus isolate Z2021 chromosome 20, ASM2448905v1, whole genome shotgun sequence DNA encodes these proteins:
- the fmnl3 gene encoding formin-like protein 3 isoform X4: MGNIESVDGQSEMKHHIMPLKVPMPDPTELEERFAIVLNSMNLPPDKARLLRQYDNEKKWDLICDQERFQVKNPPHTYIQKLRGYLDPRVTRKKFRRRVQESTKVLRELEISLRTNHIGWVREFLNDENRGLDILVEYLSFAQCAVMLDFEGLENGEDFSLDKAKSWSRSIEDLHQNGCNTLVRSARQSVLRYGTAANSKTIKNSRLVSQKDDVHVCIMCLRAIMNYQYGFNLVMSHAHAVNEIALSLNNKNPRTKALVLELLAAVCLVRGGHEIILSAFDNFKEVCKEKHRFEKLMEYFRSEDGNIDFMVACMQFINIVVHSVEDMNFRVHLQYEFTKLGLDDFLEKSKHTESDKLSVQIQAYLDNVFDVGGLLEDAETKNVALEKVEELEEHLSHVTEKLLDVENETMMKVADLEKQLLHKDKELSAIKETYESASSQVHTLRRMIQEKDAAFQRHNNIEKRLLELEQQGTIRLRKQPDGDIAIEALGGGAAAGASLRDLGSLTASMIGSGGPGATSPCPIEAVAPPPPPPPPPPAPPLPSEVECVPIPPPPPPPLPGTSPSVILSVGLSAIRIKKPIKTKFRLPVFNWTALKPNQINGTVFNEIDDERVLEELDLEKFEELFKTKAQGPVVDLSCSKSKVSQKAINKVQLLDANRSKNLAITLRKANKTTEEICKAIQTFDLKALPVDFVECLMRFLPTEAESKLLRQYERERRPLDQLAEEDRFMLLFSKIERLTQRMSIITFVGNFSDNVNMLTPQLNAIIAASASVKSSPKLKKILEIILALGNYMNSSKRGSVYGFKLQSLDLLLDTKSTDRKMTLLHYIALVVKEKYPDLATFYNELHFVDKAAAVSLENVLLDVKELGKGMDLVRRECSLHDHAVLKSFHQTNDTQLDKLQKDSKTAEEAFNNVVHYFGESPKTTPPSVFFPVFVRFIRAYKEAVEENEQRKKQEEAMREKLLAQEAKQHDPKVQAQKKRQQQQDLIAELRRRQAKDHRPVYEGKDGTIEDIITDLRSQPFLRADAVIRNGWKRP; encoded by the exons AACTCTATGAACCTGCCCCCAGATAAAGCACGTCTCCTCCGGCAGTACGATAATGAGAAGAAGTGGGACCTTATCTGTGACCAG GAGCGTTTCCAAGTAAAGAATCCTCCACATACATACATCCAGAAACTACGTGGATATTTAGACCCAAGAGTCACACGCAAG AAATTCCGCAGGAGGGTCCAGGAATCCACCAAAGTCTTGCGAGAGCTGGAGATATCACTGAGAACCAATCACATAGG GTGGGTTCGTGAGTTCCTCAACGATGAGAACAGAGGCCTGGACATCCTGGTGGAGTATCTCTCCTTCGCCCAGTGTGCCGTCAT GTTGGATTTTGAAGGGCTGGAGAATGGCGAGGACTTTTCGCTGGACAAGGCTAAGTCCTGGAGCAGGTCCATCGAGGATCTGCACCAGAACGGCTGCAATACGCTGGTGCGCTCTGCGCGGCAATCCGTCCTCCG CTATGGCACAGCTGCCAACAGCAAAACCATCAAAAACTCCAGATTAGTCAGTCAAAAGGATGATGTGCATGTGTGCATCATGTGCCTCAGAGCAATCATGAACTATCAG TATGGCTTCAACCTCGTCATGTCTCATGCACATGCGGTCAACGAAATCGCCCTGAGTTTGAACAATAAGAACCCAAG AACAAAGGCGCTGGTCCTGGAGCTGCTGGCTGCTGTGTGTTTGGTGCGAGGTGGTCATGAAATCATCCTCTCAGCGTTTGATAACTTCAAAGAG GTTTGTAAGGAGAAGCACCGCTTTGAGAAGCTGATGGAATATTTCCGTAGCGAAGATGGGAACATTGACTTCATG GTGGCTTGTATGCAGTTCATCAACATTGTGGTCCATTCGGTTGAGGACATGAACTTCCGTGTACATCTGCAGTACGAGTTCACTAAACTGGGGCTTGATGACTTCCTGGAG AAATCCAAGCACACAGAGAGTGATAAGTTGTCGGTGCAGATCCAGGCTTACCTGGATAATGTGTTTGATGTTGGAGGTCTGTTGGAGGACGCTGAAACAAAGAATGTGGCCCTGGAGAAAGTGGAGGAGCTGGAAGAGCATTTGTCACAT GTGACAGAGAAGCTTCTAGATGTTGAAAATGAGACCATGATGAAGGTAGCAGACCTGGAGAAACAGCTGTTACACAAAGACAAGGAACTGTCAGCCATAAAG GAGACGTATGAGTCCGCCAGCTCACAGGTGCACACGCTGCGGCGGATGATCCAGGAGAAGGACGCTGCCTTCCAGAGGCACAACAACATCGAGAAGCGGTTGCTGGAGTTGGAGCAGCAGGGCACCATCCGTTTACGCAAGCAGCCTGATGGGGACATTGCCATTGAGGCTCTGGGTGGTGGAGCAGCAGCTGGAGCTTCTCTGAGAGACCTGGGCTCACTTACTGCAAGCATGATTGGGAGTGGAGGTCCAGGTGCCACATCACCCTGTCCTATTGAAGCTGTTGCTCCACCCCCGCCGCCACCACCACCTCCACCTGCcccaccactcccttcagaaG TCGAGTGTGTTCCTATtcctcctccacctcctccaCCTCTACCTGGAACATCACCATCAGTCATCCTTAGTGTCGGCTTATCag CCATACGTATCAAGAAACCAATAAAAACCAAGTTCCGTCTTCCTGTCTTCAACTGGACTGCACTGAAACCCAACCAGATCAACGGCACCGTCTTCAACGAGATCGATGATGAGCGTGTGCTTGAG GAGTTGGATCTGGAGAAGTTTGAGGAGCTGTTCAAGACAAAAGCCCAGGGTCCTGTGGTAGATCTGTCATGCTCAAAGAGCAAGGTTTCCCAAAAGGCCATCAATAAAGTTCAGCTGCTTGATGCCAATCGTTCGAAGAACTTGGCCATCACTCTGCGCAAGGCCAACAAGACCACAGAGGAGATctgcaaagccattcaaac GTTTGATCTGAAAGCCTTGCCGGTGGACTTTGTGGAATGCCTGATGCGGTTCCTGCCCACGGAGGCTGAGAGCAAACTACTGCGTCAGTACGAGCGGGAGAGGAGACCTCTGGACCAGCTTGCTGAGGAAGACCGCTTCATGCTCCTCTTCAGCAAGATTGAGCGGCTCACTCAGAGAATGAGCATCATCACGTTTGTGGGCAACTTCAGCGATAATGTCAACATGCTGACCCCG CAACTCAACGCCATCATCGCGGCATCAGCTTCAGTGAAGTCCTCTCCAAAGTTAAAGAAGATTCTTGAA ATCATTCTGGCTCTGGGCAACTACATGAACAGTAGTAAAAGAGGCTCGGTGTATGGTTTCAAACTTCAGAGTCTGGATCTG CTGCTAGATACTAAGTCTACTGACCGGAAGATGACACTTCTCCACTACATTGCTCTGGTCGTCAAAGAGAAATATCCTGATCTGGCTACCTTCtacaatgaactgcactttgTGGATAAAGCTGCAGCAG TCTCCCTGGAGAACGTGCTGTTGGATGTTAAGGAGCTCGGTAAAGGCATGGATCTGGTCAGAAGAGAGTGCAGTCTGCACGACCACGCCGTACTCAagagcttccaccagaccaaCGATACGCAGCTGGACAAACTACAGAAAGACTCCAAGACTGCTGAG GAGGCCTTCAACAATGTGGTGCATTACTTTGGTGAGAGTCCTAAGACTACGCCGCCCTCTGTCTTCTTCCCAGTGTTTGTACGGTTCATCAGAGCTTACAAG GAGGCTGTGGAGGAAAACGAACAGAGGAAGAAGCAAGAGGAAGCAATGAGAGAAAAACTACTAGCACAGGAGGCCAAACAGCACGACCCCAAG GTCCAGGCTCAAAAGAAGCGACAGCAACAGCAGGATTTGATCGCAGAGCTCCGCCGCAGACAAGCCAAGGACCACCGGCCTGTGTATGAGGGCAAAGATGGCACCATTGAAGACATTATCACAG ATCTCCGAAGCCAGCCCTTCCTGCGAGCTGACGCGGTGATCCGGAATGGGTGGAAGCGACCCTAA
- the fmnl3 gene encoding formin-like protein 3 isoform X2: MGNIESVDGQSEMKHHIMPLKVPMPDPTELEERFAIVLNSMNLPPDKARLLRQYDNEKKWDLICDQERFQVKNPPHTYIQKLRGYLDPRVTRKKFRRRVQESTKVLRELEISLRTNHIGWVREFLNDENRGLDILVEYLSFAQCAVMLDFEGLENGEDFSLDKAKSWSRSIEDLHQNGCNTLVRSARQSVLRYGTAANSKTIKNSRLVSQKDDVHVCIMCLRAIMNYQYGFNLVMSHAHAVNEIALSLNNKNPRTKALVLELLAAVCLVRGGHEIILSAFDNFKEVCKEKHRFEKLMEYFRSEDGNIDFMVACMQFINIVVHSVEDMNFRVHLQYEFTKLGLDDFLEKSKHTESDKLSVQIQAYLDNVFDVGGLLEDAETKNVALEKVEELEEHLSHVTEKLLDVENETMMKVADLEKQLLHKDKELSAIKETYESASSQVHTLRRMIQEKDAAFQRHNNIEKRLLELEQQGTIRLRKQPDGDIAIEALGGGAAAGASLRDLGSLTASMIGSGGPGATSPCPIEAVAPPPPPPPPPPAPPLPSEVECVPIPPPPPPPLPGTSPSVILSVGLSAIRIKKPIKTKFRLPVFNWTALKPNQINGTVFNEIDDERVLEELDLEKFEELFKTKAQGPVVDLSCSKSKVSQKAINKVQLLDANRSKNLAITLRKANKTTEEICKAIQTFDLKALPVDFVECLMRFLPTEAESKLLRQYERERRPLDQLAEEDRFMLLFSKIERLTQRMSIITFVGNFSDNVNMLTPQLNAIIAASASVKSSPKLKKILEIILALGNYMNSSKRGSVYGFKLQSLDLLLDTKSTDRKMTLLHYIALVVKEKYPDLATFYNELHFVDKAAAVSLENVLLDVKELGKGMDLVRRECSLHDHAVLKSFHQTNDTQLDKLQKDSKTAEEAFNNVVHYFGESPKTTPPSVFFPVFVRFIRAYKEAVEENEQRKKQEEAMREKLLAQEAKQHDPKVQAQKKRQQQQDLIAELRRRQAKDHRPVYEGKDGTIEDIITAEQGINLSKFEHKIIGGSPKPALPAS, translated from the exons AACTCTATGAACCTGCCCCCAGATAAAGCACGTCTCCTCCGGCAGTACGATAATGAGAAGAAGTGGGACCTTATCTGTGACCAG GAGCGTTTCCAAGTAAAGAATCCTCCACATACATACATCCAGAAACTACGTGGATATTTAGACCCAAGAGTCACACGCAAG AAATTCCGCAGGAGGGTCCAGGAATCCACCAAAGTCTTGCGAGAGCTGGAGATATCACTGAGAACCAATCACATAGG GTGGGTTCGTGAGTTCCTCAACGATGAGAACAGAGGCCTGGACATCCTGGTGGAGTATCTCTCCTTCGCCCAGTGTGCCGTCAT GTTGGATTTTGAAGGGCTGGAGAATGGCGAGGACTTTTCGCTGGACAAGGCTAAGTCCTGGAGCAGGTCCATCGAGGATCTGCACCAGAACGGCTGCAATACGCTGGTGCGCTCTGCGCGGCAATCCGTCCTCCG CTATGGCACAGCTGCCAACAGCAAAACCATCAAAAACTCCAGATTAGTCAGTCAAAAGGATGATGTGCATGTGTGCATCATGTGCCTCAGAGCAATCATGAACTATCAG TATGGCTTCAACCTCGTCATGTCTCATGCACATGCGGTCAACGAAATCGCCCTGAGTTTGAACAATAAGAACCCAAG AACAAAGGCGCTGGTCCTGGAGCTGCTGGCTGCTGTGTGTTTGGTGCGAGGTGGTCATGAAATCATCCTCTCAGCGTTTGATAACTTCAAAGAG GTTTGTAAGGAGAAGCACCGCTTTGAGAAGCTGATGGAATATTTCCGTAGCGAAGATGGGAACATTGACTTCATG GTGGCTTGTATGCAGTTCATCAACATTGTGGTCCATTCGGTTGAGGACATGAACTTCCGTGTACATCTGCAGTACGAGTTCACTAAACTGGGGCTTGATGACTTCCTGGAG AAATCCAAGCACACAGAGAGTGATAAGTTGTCGGTGCAGATCCAGGCTTACCTGGATAATGTGTTTGATGTTGGAGGTCTGTTGGAGGACGCTGAAACAAAGAATGTGGCCCTGGAGAAAGTGGAGGAGCTGGAAGAGCATTTGTCACAT GTGACAGAGAAGCTTCTAGATGTTGAAAATGAGACCATGATGAAGGTAGCAGACCTGGAGAAACAGCTGTTACACAAAGACAAGGAACTGTCAGCCATAAAG GAGACGTATGAGTCCGCCAGCTCACAGGTGCACACGCTGCGGCGGATGATCCAGGAGAAGGACGCTGCCTTCCAGAGGCACAACAACATCGAGAAGCGGTTGCTGGAGTTGGAGCAGCAGGGCACCATCCGTTTACGCAAGCAGCCTGATGGGGACATTGCCATTGAGGCTCTGGGTGGTGGAGCAGCAGCTGGAGCTTCTCTGAGAGACCTGGGCTCACTTACTGCAAGCATGATTGGGAGTGGAGGTCCAGGTGCCACATCACCCTGTCCTATTGAAGCTGTTGCTCCACCCCCGCCGCCACCACCACCTCCACCTGCcccaccactcccttcagaaG TCGAGTGTGTTCCTATtcctcctccacctcctccaCCTCTACCTGGAACATCACCATCAGTCATCCTTAGTGTCGGCTTATCag CCATACGTATCAAGAAACCAATAAAAACCAAGTTCCGTCTTCCTGTCTTCAACTGGACTGCACTGAAACCCAACCAGATCAACGGCACCGTCTTCAACGAGATCGATGATGAGCGTGTGCTTGAG GAGTTGGATCTGGAGAAGTTTGAGGAGCTGTTCAAGACAAAAGCCCAGGGTCCTGTGGTAGATCTGTCATGCTCAAAGAGCAAGGTTTCCCAAAAGGCCATCAATAAAGTTCAGCTGCTTGATGCCAATCGTTCGAAGAACTTGGCCATCACTCTGCGCAAGGCCAACAAGACCACAGAGGAGATctgcaaagccattcaaac GTTTGATCTGAAAGCCTTGCCGGTGGACTTTGTGGAATGCCTGATGCGGTTCCTGCCCACGGAGGCTGAGAGCAAACTACTGCGTCAGTACGAGCGGGAGAGGAGACCTCTGGACCAGCTTGCTGAGGAAGACCGCTTCATGCTCCTCTTCAGCAAGATTGAGCGGCTCACTCAGAGAATGAGCATCATCACGTTTGTGGGCAACTTCAGCGATAATGTCAACATGCTGACCCCG CAACTCAACGCCATCATCGCGGCATCAGCTTCAGTGAAGTCCTCTCCAAAGTTAAAGAAGATTCTTGAA ATCATTCTGGCTCTGGGCAACTACATGAACAGTAGTAAAAGAGGCTCGGTGTATGGTTTCAAACTTCAGAGTCTGGATCTG CTGCTAGATACTAAGTCTACTGACCGGAAGATGACACTTCTCCACTACATTGCTCTGGTCGTCAAAGAGAAATATCCTGATCTGGCTACCTTCtacaatgaactgcactttgTGGATAAAGCTGCAGCAG TCTCCCTGGAGAACGTGCTGTTGGATGTTAAGGAGCTCGGTAAAGGCATGGATCTGGTCAGAAGAGAGTGCAGTCTGCACGACCACGCCGTACTCAagagcttccaccagaccaaCGATACGCAGCTGGACAAACTACAGAAAGACTCCAAGACTGCTGAG GAGGCCTTCAACAATGTGGTGCATTACTTTGGTGAGAGTCCTAAGACTACGCCGCCCTCTGTCTTCTTCCCAGTGTTTGTACGGTTCATCAGAGCTTACAAG GAGGCTGTGGAGGAAAACGAACAGAGGAAGAAGCAAGAGGAAGCAATGAGAGAAAAACTACTAGCACAGGAGGCCAAACAGCACGACCCCAAG GTCCAGGCTCAAAAGAAGCGACAGCAACAGCAGGATTTGATCGCAGAGCTCCGCCGCAGACAAGCCAAGGACCACCGGCCTGTGTATGAGGGCAAAGATGGCACCATTGAAGACATTATCACAG CAGAACAGGGGATTAATCTGAGTAAATTTGAGCACAAAATAATTGGAGG ATCTCCGAAGCCAGCCCTTCCTGCGAGCTGA
- the fmnl3 gene encoding formin-like protein 3 isoform X3 yields the protein MGNIESVDGQSEMKHHIMPLKVPMPDPTELEERFAIVLNSMNLPPDKARLLRQYDNEKKWDLICDQERFQVKNPPHTYIQKLRGYLDPRVTRKKFRRRVQESTKVLRELEISLRTNHIGWVREFLNDENRGLDILVEYLSFAQCAVMLDFEGLENGEDFSLDKAKSWSRSIEDLHQNGCNTLVRSARQSVLRYGTAANSKTIKNSRLVSQKDDVHVCIMCLRAIMNYQYGFNLVMSHAHAVNEIALSLNNKNPRTKALVLELLAAVCLVRGGHEIILSAFDNFKEVCKEKHRFEKLMEYFRSEDGNIDFMVACMQFINIVVHSVEDMNFRVHLQYEFTKLGLDDFLEKSKHTESDKLSVQIQAYLDNVFDVGGLLEDAETKNVALEKVEELEEHLSHVTEKLLDVENETMMKVADLEKQLLHKDKELSAIKETYESASSQVHTLRRMIQEKDAAFQRHNNIEKRLLELEQQGTIRLRKQPDGDIAIEALGGGAAAGASLRDLGSLTASMIGSGGPGATSPCPIEAVAPPPPPPPPPPAPPLPSEVECVPIPPPPPPPLPGTSPSVILSVGLSAIRIKKPIKTKFRLPVFNWTALKPNQINGTVFNEIDDERVLEELDLEKFEELFKTKAQGPVVDLSCSKSKVSQKAINKVQLLDANRSKNLAITLRKANKTTEEICKAIQTFDLKALPVDFVECLMRFLPTEAESKLLRQYERERRPLDQLAEEDRFMLLFSKIERLTQRMSIITFVGNFSDNVNMLTPQLNAIIAASASVKSSPKLKKILEIILALGNYMNSSKRGSVYGFKLQSLDLLLDTKSTDRKMTLLHYIALVVKEKYPDLATFYNELHFVDKAAAVSLENVLLDVKELGKGMDLVRRECSLHDHAVLKSFHQTNDTQLDKLQKDSKTAEEAFNNVVHYFGESPKTTPPSVFFPVFVRFIRAYKEAVEENEQRKKQEEAMREKLLAQEAKQHDPKVQAQKKRQQQQDLIAELRRRQAKDHRPVYEGKDGTIEDIITEQGINLSKFEHKIIGGSPKPALPAS from the exons AACTCTATGAACCTGCCCCCAGATAAAGCACGTCTCCTCCGGCAGTACGATAATGAGAAGAAGTGGGACCTTATCTGTGACCAG GAGCGTTTCCAAGTAAAGAATCCTCCACATACATACATCCAGAAACTACGTGGATATTTAGACCCAAGAGTCACACGCAAG AAATTCCGCAGGAGGGTCCAGGAATCCACCAAAGTCTTGCGAGAGCTGGAGATATCACTGAGAACCAATCACATAGG GTGGGTTCGTGAGTTCCTCAACGATGAGAACAGAGGCCTGGACATCCTGGTGGAGTATCTCTCCTTCGCCCAGTGTGCCGTCAT GTTGGATTTTGAAGGGCTGGAGAATGGCGAGGACTTTTCGCTGGACAAGGCTAAGTCCTGGAGCAGGTCCATCGAGGATCTGCACCAGAACGGCTGCAATACGCTGGTGCGCTCTGCGCGGCAATCCGTCCTCCG CTATGGCACAGCTGCCAACAGCAAAACCATCAAAAACTCCAGATTAGTCAGTCAAAAGGATGATGTGCATGTGTGCATCATGTGCCTCAGAGCAATCATGAACTATCAG TATGGCTTCAACCTCGTCATGTCTCATGCACATGCGGTCAACGAAATCGCCCTGAGTTTGAACAATAAGAACCCAAG AACAAAGGCGCTGGTCCTGGAGCTGCTGGCTGCTGTGTGTTTGGTGCGAGGTGGTCATGAAATCATCCTCTCAGCGTTTGATAACTTCAAAGAG GTTTGTAAGGAGAAGCACCGCTTTGAGAAGCTGATGGAATATTTCCGTAGCGAAGATGGGAACATTGACTTCATG GTGGCTTGTATGCAGTTCATCAACATTGTGGTCCATTCGGTTGAGGACATGAACTTCCGTGTACATCTGCAGTACGAGTTCACTAAACTGGGGCTTGATGACTTCCTGGAG AAATCCAAGCACACAGAGAGTGATAAGTTGTCGGTGCAGATCCAGGCTTACCTGGATAATGTGTTTGATGTTGGAGGTCTGTTGGAGGACGCTGAAACAAAGAATGTGGCCCTGGAGAAAGTGGAGGAGCTGGAAGAGCATTTGTCACAT GTGACAGAGAAGCTTCTAGATGTTGAAAATGAGACCATGATGAAGGTAGCAGACCTGGAGAAACAGCTGTTACACAAAGACAAGGAACTGTCAGCCATAAAG GAGACGTATGAGTCCGCCAGCTCACAGGTGCACACGCTGCGGCGGATGATCCAGGAGAAGGACGCTGCCTTCCAGAGGCACAACAACATCGAGAAGCGGTTGCTGGAGTTGGAGCAGCAGGGCACCATCCGTTTACGCAAGCAGCCTGATGGGGACATTGCCATTGAGGCTCTGGGTGGTGGAGCAGCAGCTGGAGCTTCTCTGAGAGACCTGGGCTCACTTACTGCAAGCATGATTGGGAGTGGAGGTCCAGGTGCCACATCACCCTGTCCTATTGAAGCTGTTGCTCCACCCCCGCCGCCACCACCACCTCCACCTGCcccaccactcccttcagaaG TCGAGTGTGTTCCTATtcctcctccacctcctccaCCTCTACCTGGAACATCACCATCAGTCATCCTTAGTGTCGGCTTATCag CCATACGTATCAAGAAACCAATAAAAACCAAGTTCCGTCTTCCTGTCTTCAACTGGACTGCACTGAAACCCAACCAGATCAACGGCACCGTCTTCAACGAGATCGATGATGAGCGTGTGCTTGAG GAGTTGGATCTGGAGAAGTTTGAGGAGCTGTTCAAGACAAAAGCCCAGGGTCCTGTGGTAGATCTGTCATGCTCAAAGAGCAAGGTTTCCCAAAAGGCCATCAATAAAGTTCAGCTGCTTGATGCCAATCGTTCGAAGAACTTGGCCATCACTCTGCGCAAGGCCAACAAGACCACAGAGGAGATctgcaaagccattcaaac GTTTGATCTGAAAGCCTTGCCGGTGGACTTTGTGGAATGCCTGATGCGGTTCCTGCCCACGGAGGCTGAGAGCAAACTACTGCGTCAGTACGAGCGGGAGAGGAGACCTCTGGACCAGCTTGCTGAGGAAGACCGCTTCATGCTCCTCTTCAGCAAGATTGAGCGGCTCACTCAGAGAATGAGCATCATCACGTTTGTGGGCAACTTCAGCGATAATGTCAACATGCTGACCCCG CAACTCAACGCCATCATCGCGGCATCAGCTTCAGTGAAGTCCTCTCCAAAGTTAAAGAAGATTCTTGAA ATCATTCTGGCTCTGGGCAACTACATGAACAGTAGTAAAAGAGGCTCGGTGTATGGTTTCAAACTTCAGAGTCTGGATCTG CTGCTAGATACTAAGTCTACTGACCGGAAGATGACACTTCTCCACTACATTGCTCTGGTCGTCAAAGAGAAATATCCTGATCTGGCTACCTTCtacaatgaactgcactttgTGGATAAAGCTGCAGCAG TCTCCCTGGAGAACGTGCTGTTGGATGTTAAGGAGCTCGGTAAAGGCATGGATCTGGTCAGAAGAGAGTGCAGTCTGCACGACCACGCCGTACTCAagagcttccaccagaccaaCGATACGCAGCTGGACAAACTACAGAAAGACTCCAAGACTGCTGAG GAGGCCTTCAACAATGTGGTGCATTACTTTGGTGAGAGTCCTAAGACTACGCCGCCCTCTGTCTTCTTCCCAGTGTTTGTACGGTTCATCAGAGCTTACAAG GAGGCTGTGGAGGAAAACGAACAGAGGAAGAAGCAAGAGGAAGCAATGAGAGAAAAACTACTAGCACAGGAGGCCAAACAGCACGACCCCAAG GTCCAGGCTCAAAAGAAGCGACAGCAACAGCAGGATTTGATCGCAGAGCTCCGCCGCAGACAAGCCAAGGACCACCGGCCTGTGTATGAGGGCAAAGATGGCACCATTGAAGACATTATCACAG AACAGGGGATTAATCTGAGTAAATTTGAGCACAAAATAATTGGAGG ATCTCCGAAGCCAGCCCTTCCTGCGAGCTGA